The following proteins are co-located in the Vigna unguiculata cultivar IT97K-499-35 chromosome 9, ASM411807v1, whole genome shotgun sequence genome:
- the LOC114196046 gene encoding probable protein phosphatase 2C 22: MEEIEGVDCCSKSESRSSSGTRPPNPNPPSHRQCKLVRHASLIKTNLCDASEPGDVTEDCQTDFFPTLRSGACADIGFRSSMEDVYVCVDNFMHDYGLKSCIDGPSAFYGVFDGHGGKHAADFACQHLPKFILNDEDFPGDIERIVASAFLQTDNAFAEACSLDAALASGTTALATLVIGRLLVVANAGDCRAVLCRRGKAIEMSRDHKPSCNKERKRIEASGGYVYDGYLNGQLNVARALGDWHMEGMKSKDGGPLSSEPELMTTKLTSEDEFLIIGCDGIWDVFRSQNAVDFARRRLQEHNDPTMCSKDLVDEALKRKSGDNLSAVVICFQQQPPPNLVAPRSRVHRSFSAEGLKELQSFLDSLGN; encoded by the exons ATGGAAGAAATTGAAGGGGTGGATTGTTGCAGTAAAAGTGAAAGCAGGAGCTCTAGTGGGACTCGACCTCCCAATCCCAACCCACCTTCACATCGCCAATGCAAACTTGTTCGCCACGCTTCTCTC ataaaaacaaatttgtGCGATGCATCTGAGCCAGGGGATGTTACTGAAGATTGCCAGACTGATTTCTTTCCAACGCTTCGTTCTGGAGCTTGCGCTGATATTGGATTTCGGTCAAGTATGGAGGATGTATATGTTTGTGTTGACAATTTTATGCACGATTATGGACTCAAGAGTTGTATAGATGGACCCAGTGCTTTCTATGGG GTGTTTGATGGACATGGCGGAAAGCATGCTGCGGACTTTGCCTGCCAGCATCTGCCAAAGTTTATTCTCAATGATGAAGATTTCCCTGGAGACATTGAAAGGATAGTTGCTTCGGCATTTCTGCAAACAGACAATGCCTTTGCAGAAGCTTGCTCACTGGATGCTGCACTTGCATCAGGCACCACTGCATTAGCTACTCTTGTTATAGGAAG GTTGCTGGTGGTGGCGAATGCCGGAGATTGTCGAGCTGTGCTGTGCCGTCGTGGAAAAGCGATTGAGATGTCAAGAGATCATAAACCGAGTTGCAACAAAGAGAGGAAGCGGATCGAGGCTTCTGGGGGGTATGTGTACGATGGATATCTTAACGGGCAACTGAATGTTGCTCGAGCACTTGGTGACTGGCACATGGAAGGAATGAAGAGCAAAGATGGTGGACCACTGAGTTCAGAACCCGAACTCATGACTACAAAACTGACGAGCGAGGACGAATTTCTGATCATAGGTTGTGATGGTATTTGGGATGTATTCCGGAGCCAAAATGCAGTGGATTTCGCCCGGCGCAGGCTCCAGGAGCATAATGACCCAACCATGTGCAGTAAGGATCTGGTTGATGAGGCTTTAAAGAGAAAGAGTGGAGACAATTTGTCTGCGGTTGTGATTTGCTTCCAGCAGCAACCTCCTCCCAACTTGGTGGCCCCTCGCTCCAGAGTGCACCGGAGCTTCTCTGCTGAAGGTTTGAAGGAGTTGCAGAGTTTCCTTGACAGCTTGGGTAATTGA